The Planctomycetota bacterium region ACATCGCGACGCTCGTCGGCGCGTGAGCGAAATGCGCGTGAACGTGCCGGATGCCGAGGTCGTGCATGCGTGCCGCGAGTCTGTTCCCAGCTTCTGCTTGAAAGTACAGCGTGAGACGATTTCGCAGCGAGGTCGATTCCCTCGGGAAGATCATGTCTGCCATCGCTCGTGATGGCCAGCTCGTCAGACGCGGTCGTACAACGACCTCCTGCCCCGCTGTGGTTCGAGCCGGAAGACGCTCGTAGACGAACTCCGTTGTGTGAAGCAGGTCGCGGAGTGACTCAGGGACGTCGGTTGGTCGTCGCAGTCCAAAGGTGTGCACCGTCCATCCGCGTCGTCGAAGCTCGCGCACTTCGCGCCAGACAAACGTCTCGCTCCGCAGCGGAAACTGTCCAGCGACGTAGGCGATGGGGAAGCGGTCGCTCATCACTTGTACTCGATGATCCCGCTGCTTCGCCCGCGCAGCTTGTTCCAGCGGTACTTGAGCTGACCCATCGCCTGGGGCACTTTTCCGAGCAGCACCCACTTGGCGTACGTGGCAGCGTCAGAGGGGTCGTCGCCGCGGGCGGTGCGGAAGGTGCGGATCCGTTTGAAGAGCAGGACGTACGCCGATGCGATGACGGGCAGCACCAGCAGCAGGGCGATGCCGAAGACGATCGCGAAGCTGCGACGGGCCGGGCTCTCGACGACGAGCGCGACGATGGTCATCGCGATCACCCCGGCCGAAGCGAGCGTCGCGTTGAACGGCAGCGACAGGCCCAGCACGTAGTTGCTGCGCACCTCTTTCGCCCCCGTCGGCGGATGGCGATCGAGCGTCTCGGCGTAGGCGTGGCCGGCGCGTTTGTTGCGGTTCCACCACTGCTTCCACGACGTCATGGCCGCATCGTGGCGCGTCATCTCGGCGTCGAGTCGACGCAGCCGCCAGCCGAGTTTGCGCATGCGGAGACACATCTCCGGCTCCTCACCGGCGATCATCGTCGGGTCGTAGCCGTCGACGGCATCGAGGGCTTTTCGCCGGAACATCGCATCGCCGCCGACAGCGGCCGCCTCGCCGACGGGCGTGTCCCACTCCATGTCGCACAGCTTGTTGTAGGCGGTCGCGTCCGGTTGCCGCTCTCGACGTCGGCCTGCAACGCCCGCGAGCTTCGGGTCGCTGTCTAGCGCCCAGGCCGCCGTTTCGAGCCAGCCGTCGACCAGCTCGCAGTCGGCATCAATGAACTGCACGAATGCAGCCTCCGCGGGCACTTCGGCCAGCCCGGCGTTTCTTGCACGGGCAGCGGTGAAGGGCTGGCTCATGTCGAGGTCGACGACCGTGACGCCCAGCGACCGCGCGTGCTCCGGCGACCCGTCGGTGCTGCCCGAATCGACGTAGATGACGCGTGACGGATCACCAATGAGCTTGATCGCAGCATCAAGGCATGTCCGGCAGCGGTCTCCTTCGTTCCGACCGATAGCGACGATGGCGACGTTCTCCATGGCTTAGCGGTGAGCGACAGCGAGCTTTCTGGTGAACGCGGAGGAGGCTCGCTGGCGCTCACCGCTAAGCGACAACGATCTCATCGAACTCCGATCGGCTTCGCAGGAATCCCGACGACTGTCACTCCAGCGGAAACGTCTTTCACGACGACCGCGTTGGCTCCAACCTGCGCGTCGTCTCCGATCGTGACCTTCCCGAGCACTTTCGCGCCTGCGCCGATGTTGACGCGGTTGCCAAGGACCGGCGCGTCGAACGGTTGGTCCATCGTTTTGTTCCCGAGCGTGACGCCTTGGCGAATGGTGCAGTCGTCGCCGAGGACGCAGTTGCCGTGGACGACGATGCTGTGCTGGTGCTCGATGACCAGACGCCGGCCGACGGTGGCGGAGTAGGGCAGCTCGATGCCGTAGACGTCGCGGCACTTGCGGTACATCCGTCGGTACCAGACGGACAGCGGAGCCCGGAACGGCTGCGGCACGCTCATGCGCCAGACGCCAAATCGATAAGCACGAAGCGCCTTGAAGCCCGGGCGTGTGCGATCGCCCTCGTGGCTGGCGAGGTCTTCGCGAACGAGCGCACGCATGCCGGCGAACGTGGTCGGATCAGGCTCGCTCACGCGGAAACCCTCCAACCGCGACGGAAGACGCTGTGTCGGAACGAGTCGGCCAGCAGGTGCTGTGGATCGTGGTCGTCCTTCCTCTGGAACCGTCGACGCAAACGCCACAGGCCAAAGCCCGTGAGCCAGGCGGCATCCGCAAGGGTCGCGCGGAGTGTGCCAAGCTGCGTCAGAAAGTACCGCCGTCGGCTGTCGAACCAGTAGGTGGGCATGCGCTTGGTGACCTTGCCGCTGATGCCGCTGGCCTGTCCGACGAGGTGGACGACGCGGCTCTTGGGCACGTACCAGCGTTCGAAGCCCGCACGCATCGTCTCGCGACAGAAGGCGACCTCCTCGAAGTACATGAAATACGCCTCGTCCATGTAGCCGACCTGGTCGAAGACCTCGCGTCGCACCAGCAGACTTGCCCCGGCCATCCAGTCGGCGGGCTGCGGCTCGTCACCAACGGGCACGGGCGGAGCGATGGCGAATCTTCTGAGCAGCTTCGTGATCGGACCGAGCCGCGTGCCGGCTTCGAACTCGCTCAAGACGCCGGGAAACCGAAAGGCCGATCGCTGCGGCGTACCGTCGGGGTCTTCGAGCCGACTGCCGGCAATTCCGACGTCCGGATGCGCGTCGAGGAAGCGGACGAGCTCCACGAGGGCATTGGGCCGGACGACCGTGTCCGGGTTCAGCAGCCAGACGTACCTGGGCGGATCGCCCGAGTCGACGAACGGTCGAATCGCCTCGTTGTTGCCATAGGCGAAGCCGCCGTTTTTGGGCAGTCGGACCAGAGAGCACCAGTCGCCCCAGCTGCGTTCGGCGATGGCCTGTTCGATCTGGTCGGGTGAGTCGTCGCCGCTGTCGTTGTCGACGACGCGAACGTGAATGGTCTCCTCGAAGCGAGCGATTTCGGGCTCGAGCGACGCGAGGCAGTCGACGGTCAGGCCGCCGGTGCGGTAGTTGATGATCGCGACGGTGGCGAGCACGGCTGGTTCTACGAAGCTACGCCTCGCCGTCGTTGATCGCACGCTTGCCCAGGAACGACGCCACGATCGGCGGCCGGACCTGTTCGACACGACGTCGCCCGAAGATCGCCACGCCCGCGAGCGCCAACAGCACGAACTGGAACGGCTCCATCGGCAATCCGAACCGCGCGGCCGTCACGGTCAGCGTGTACGTCAGCACGGCCAACCCTGAGAGCAGCATGACGTGCGAGAAATGCCACCCGCGACGCCACGCAACGAAGCCGCCGACGAGTGTCGCGAGCAGCAGCACGGCCCGCGTGGTCGGGTAGAGGTAGAAGAACTTGTATCCGCCGGGGTGATCCCAATCCCACCACAGCGTCTTGGCCAGCCGTTTGCCGCTGACGGCGGCGTACATGCTGGGGTTTTCGCTGATCCAGCTCTTGGCCCACTGACCAAAAAGCTCCTCGCGCTGCACGGCGGGTTTGCCGTCGAGGGCGATGCGCTGTTCGGGCGTGAGCAGGTCGTACTGGCGAAGCTCGTCACGTCCGGTGGCCTGAACCTGAGCGAGGCGTTCGGCGGTCAGTTCTGGGCGATCGGTGCCGCTGTGGCCGGGGTCGGTCGCGTTGTTGCCCTTCCAGACGTTGACCCAGAACGTGCTCTTGATCGGCATGAACGTGTCGTGGACGCGGTAGTTGCGCCACGTCCAGGGCCCGATGATCGCCAGTGCCAGCGCGAGAAGGATCGCACCGTTCCGCAGTCGCAGCGGCTTGGGCAGGCGCGGCGTGAGCAGCACCCAGACGCCTGACAACGCCATCGGCGGCAACAGCACCGGCTCGGTGAGCGCCGCGAAACACCCGATCACGCCGTACGCGATCCAAGGCAAGATCCGGCCGGTCTCCAAGCTCTCGAGCCACAGCCACGCGATCGCGACGAAGCCGAACGTGATCGCCACGACCGCCTGGGCCTGCGTGACCGCAAACACCTGCGTCGGCCAGATCGCGAACAGGCCTGCCGCCAAGACGCCGACGACGTGGCCCCAGCGTTGGTCCGGGGCGAGGCGACGTGTCAGCAGGTAGAGCGCCGGGACTGTGAGCGCTGCGAAGACCGCGTTGACGATCCACGCAGCCGTGTAGGCCGCAGACGAGTCGACACCGAAGATCTTGAAGAGCCCCGCCAGAAACAAGGGGTAGGGCGGCGATTGCACGCTGCTGGGCTCGTAGAGCCCGCGCTCGGTGTAGCCGGCCGATTCGTTGAAGCTGAAGCCTTCGCCCAGCAGGAGACCCTTGGCGAGGCTGGTGTGTTCCATCGCTCCCGGAGCGTCCGGGTTCGCGATGAGCAGGATCGCTGCGAGACGAAGCAACAGAGCACTCATCGCCAGCACGACGATGACCGACGGCAGCACGCTCTCTGGCCGATCGGACGATCGGGCAGGCGATTCGGGGGCGAGGGTTCCGGCGGGCACGGCAGTCATGAGTGTGGCGACGCGGGTCCCGTCTGCCAAGCAGACGCGTCTTGCCCTTCATCGGCACACCGGACGCCTCGATTCAGGAGAACGCACCTGCCGTGGCCGGGGCGTGCTCCTCAGAGAACCGCTTGGCCGCGTCGAGCTGGACGGGCTCGGCATTGCCGGCACGCTCCTGCACCTCACGAATCATGCTCGCCAGCATGCCCAGCAGCATCCAGAAGAGCGTCGCGTACACGAATCCGAAGAAGACGGTGTACATGCCAAGCGCCGTCCCCACGACGCCCGCGACGCCGGCCGCCAGCGGCAGACGGCTCGCGCCGTTCTCGACGTAGACCAGGGCCATCATCGCCTTGAACGCGATCACAAAGGCCGTCAACAGGAACAGCACCAGATAGCCCCAGCCGAAGTTCAAAACGAAGAGGGCGTAGCTGTTATCGATGCTGGCAAGCCCGAAGTAGCTGGGCTCGTACTTGGTCTTGCCGATGCCGAAGACGCCTGCCTCGCGCATGCCTTCCCAGGCCGAGTGGACGATGAAGTGCCGCACGTAGAGCGGGCCTGAGGTTTCGTCGGACTGCTCGTAGTGCTCCCAGGCCGGGGCTTCAGGTTCGGTCTCGATGAAGTGCTGCGACATCGCCGAGTAGCCGAGCAGGGCGACCAGTCCGATCGGCAAAAGGGCGTAGGCACCGATGCGGCTTGCCCGGAGGAGCAACAGCAATCCGCCGATCGCGGAGACGGCGACGTAGCTGGTGAAGCTCATGCTCGTCAGCACCATGATGGTGCACCCGATGCCGCCCACGAGCACCCACGGCGTCTTGAGCGATCGCCCGCACGTCAGCGCCATCGCCAGCAGCATGCAGCCGAGAATCGCGCCGCCGTTGCCGAGATCGATCGGGTGGCAGAACGACGCCTGAGCCCGGAAGAAGCCGAATCGGCCCTGG contains the following coding sequences:
- a CDS encoding glycosyltransferase — encoded protein: MENVAIVAIGRNEGDRCRTCLDAAIKLIGDPSRVIYVDSGSTDGSPEHARSLGVTVVDLDMSQPFTAARARNAGLAEVPAEAAFVQFIDADCELVDGWLETAAWALDSDPKLAGVAGRRRERQPDATAYNKLCDMEWDTPVGEAAAVGGDAMFRRKALDAVDGYDPTMIAGEEPEMCLRMRKLGWRLRRLDAEMTRHDAAMTSWKQWWNRNKRAGHAYAETLDRHPPTGAKEVRSNYVLGLSLPFNATLASAGVIAMTIVALVVESPARRSFAIVFGIALLLVLPVIASAYVLLFKRIRTFRTARGDDPSDAATYAKWVLLGKVPQAMGQLKYRWNKLRGRSSGIIEYK
- a CDS encoding glycosyltransferase family 2 protein, producing the protein MLATVAIINYRTGGLTVDCLASLEPEIARFEETIHVRVVDNDSGDDSPDQIEQAIAERSWGDWCSLVRLPKNGGFAYGNNEAIRPFVDSGDPPRYVWLLNPDTVVRPNALVELVRFLDAHPDVGIAGSRLEDPDGTPQRSAFRFPGVLSEFEAGTRLGPITKLLRRFAIAPPVPVGDEPQPADWMAGASLLVRREVFDQVGYMDEAYFMYFEEVAFCRETMRAGFERWYVPKSRVVHLVGQASGISGKVTKRMPTYWFDSRRRYFLTQLGTLRATLADAAWLTGFGLWRLRRRFQRKDDHDPQHLLADSFRHSVFRRGWRVSA
- a CDS encoding serine O-acetyltransferase, translated to MRALVREDLASHEGDRTRPGFKALRAYRFGVWRMSVPQPFRAPLSVWYRRMYRKCRDVYGIELPYSATVGRRLVIEHQHSIVVHGNCVLGDDCTIRQGVTLGNKTMDQPFDAPVLGNRVNIGAGAKVLGKVTIGDDAQVGANAVVVKDVSAGVTVVGIPAKPIGVR
- a CDS encoding glycosyltransferase family 39 protein, with the translated sequence MTAVPAGTLAPESPARSSDRPESVLPSVIVVLAMSALLLRLAAILLIANPDAPGAMEHTSLAKGLLLGEGFSFNESAGYTERGLYEPSSVQSPPYPLFLAGLFKIFGVDSSAAYTAAWIVNAVFAALTVPALYLLTRRLAPDQRWGHVVGVLAAGLFAIWPTQVFAVTQAQAVVAITFGFVAIAWLWLESLETGRILPWIAYGVIGCFAALTEPVLLPPMALSGVWVLLTPRLPKPLRLRNGAILLALALAIIGPWTWRNYRVHDTFMPIKSTFWVNVWKGNNATDPGHSGTDRPELTAERLAQVQATGRDELRQYDLLTPEQRIALDGKPAVQREELFGQWAKSWISENPSMYAAVSGKRLAKTLWWDWDHPGGYKFFYLYPTTRAVLLLATLVGGFVAWRRGWHFSHVMLLSGLAVLTYTLTVTAARFGLPMEPFQFVLLALAGVAIFGRRRVEQVRPPIVASFLGKRAINDGEA